In Brevundimonas sp. SGAir0440, one DNA window encodes the following:
- a CDS encoding COG3650 family protein, giving the protein MRLIPLAAAPFAIAVAGLSLGACYDREESKPKPAPQPQAAVTLGGVDLGQPVRALGTEPFWGVEITPDALIYTRVDEPTQRAPNHGATVQGTVATFASSTNLNKALNVVLIATECSDGMSDRTYPLTAKVEIGDDELTGCAAPASMLTTQPAP; this is encoded by the coding sequence ATGCGCCTCATTCCGCTCGCCGCCGCCCCGTTCGCCATCGCCGTGGCCGGCCTCTCGCTCGGCGCCTGTTACGACCGCGAGGAGTCCAAGCCCAAGCCGGCGCCGCAGCCGCAGGCCGCCGTCACCCTGGGCGGCGTCGATCTGGGGCAGCCGGTGCGGGCGCTGGGGACCGAACCCTTCTGGGGCGTGGAGATCACGCCGGACGCCCTGATCTACACCCGCGTCGATGAGCCGACCCAGCGCGCGCCGAACCATGGCGCGACGGTCCAGGGCACGGTCGCGACCTTCGCCAGCTCGACCAATCTGAACAAGGCGCTGAACGTCGTGCTGATCGCCACCGAATGTTCGGACGGCATGAGCGACCGCACCTATCCGCTGACGGCCAAGGTCGAGATCGGCGACGACGAACTGACCGGCTGCGCCGCGCCGGCGTCGATGCTGACCACCCAGCCCGCGCCCTAG
- a CDS encoding YnbE family lipoprotein, with protein sequence MIHKRQLAGLGFGAVVVALAACAPTIRLEVAPIQIYAKLDADVRVRLDQELQQLLQQNPNLF encoded by the coding sequence ATGATCCACAAGCGCCAACTGGCCGGCCTCGGTTTCGGAGCCGTCGTCGTCGCCCTCGCGGCCTGCGCCCCGACCATCCGTCTCGAGGTCGCGCCGATCCAGATCTACGCCAAGCTGGACGCCGATGTGCGCGTTCGTCTGGACCAGGAGCTGCAACAGCTGTTGCAGCAGAACCCCAACCTCTTCTGA
- a CDS encoding DUF1318 domain-containing protein produces the protein MTFRKLFVIGTALAALGVAGAALAQTSAQKAQIDQAKAAGTVGEQADGYLGFRTPTSDASLRAAVDATNSGRRAAYARSAADAGTSADVAGARMFEAQLLPRISSGQWYRNAQGQWVQR, from the coding sequence ATGACCTTCCGCAAACTCTTCGTCATCGGCACCGCCCTCGCGGCCCTGGGCGTCGCGGGCGCCGCCCTCGCCCAGACCAGCGCCCAGAAGGCGCAGATCGACCAGGCCAAGGCCGCCGGCACCGTGGGCGAACAGGCCGACGGTTACCTGGGCTTCCGCACCCCGACCTCGGACGCCAGCCTGCGCGCCGCGGTCGACGCCACCAACTCGGGCCGCCGCGCCGCCTACGCCCGCAGCGCCGCCGACGCCGGCACTTCGGCGGATGTCGCCGGGGCCCGGATGTTCGAGGCCCAGCTGCTGCCCCGCATCTCCTCGGGCCAATGGTACCGCAACGCCCAGGGCCAGTGGGTCCAGCGCTAA
- a CDS encoding LytTR family DNA-binding domain-containing protein: MTAPAADRRRTFLRGLIVAVLAGVFLAVTGAFGSAGASLPVRLAYWVLVMVLGGLWGHLCGVLVSRFIDSDERPWLSIAVMVVIITGPLCVLVWAATGLFFAQRLYPLAVLPELVVPVVVITAAVTTLNVFLGRAVPIQTHAAPPETAARSVRFLDRLPIKLKGATIRAVQAEDHYLRIHTDRGSDLILMRLSDAVEELEGLEGAQTHRSWWVAREAVRAVERGDGRATLTLDGGLSPPVSRRYARMLRDAEWW, translated from the coding sequence ATGACCGCCCCTGCCGCCGACCGCCGCCGCACCTTCTTGCGCGGCCTCATCGTCGCCGTTCTGGCGGGCGTCTTTCTGGCGGTGACCGGCGCCTTCGGCAGCGCGGGCGCATCGCTGCCCGTACGGCTGGCCTATTGGGTGCTGGTCATGGTGCTGGGCGGACTGTGGGGGCATCTGTGCGGGGTGCTGGTCAGCCGGTTTATCGATTCCGACGAGCGGCCGTGGCTTAGCATTGCGGTCATGGTCGTGATCATCACCGGGCCGCTGTGCGTGCTGGTGTGGGCGGCGACGGGCCTGTTCTTCGCCCAGAGGCTCTATCCGCTGGCGGTGCTGCCGGAACTGGTCGTGCCCGTCGTGGTCATCACGGCGGCGGTGACGACGTTGAACGTCTTTCTGGGGCGGGCCGTGCCGATCCAGACCCATGCCGCGCCGCCCGAGACAGCGGCTCGCTCGGTTCGGTTTCTGGACCGTCTGCCGATCAAGCTGAAAGGCGCGACGATCCGGGCGGTGCAGGCCGAGGACCATTATCTGCGCATCCACACCGACCGGGGGTCGGACCTGATCCTGATGCGGCTGTCGGACGCGGTGGAAGAGCTGGAGGGGCTGGAGGGCGCCCAGACGCACCGCAGCTGGTGGGTGGCGCGTGAGGCGGTGCGCGCCGTCGAACGCGGCGACGGGCGCGCGACCCTGACGCTGGACGGCGGCCTGTCGCCGCCGGTCAGCCGCCGCTACGCCCGGATGCTGCGCGACGCCGAATGGTGGTGA
- a CDS encoding TetR/AcrR family transcriptional regulator yields MSKPDAAATLPRPVAAARRKAAGAAPARRGRPPKTEAKAAGETRDLILDAAEDLFSKHGFYGVTIREVAREAGVDTALVHYYFGAKRELFDAVFLRRAEVWNDDRVAAIDRYAETAGDDMTLEGLLEAFLRPPFEWSLKGGPGWKHYSALVAQTNANPSFGGETMARYFDPAIHRLIELIAKVLPGASEVDLYWGYHNLSGALTLTLGETGRLDRLSNGRARSGDLETAGDYMVRFAAAGFRAVAGMTPRQG; encoded by the coding sequence ATGAGCAAGCCGGACGCCGCCGCCACCCTTCCCCGCCCCGTCGCCGCCGCGCGCCGCAAGGCGGCGGGCGCTGCCCCGGCGCGGCGCGGCCGGCCGCCCAAGACCGAGGCCAAGGCGGCCGGTGAGACGCGCGATCTGATCCTGGATGCGGCCGAGGACCTGTTTTCCAAACACGGCTTCTACGGCGTCACCATCCGCGAGGTGGCGCGCGAGGCGGGCGTCGATACGGCCCTGGTGCACTACTATTTCGGAGCCAAGCGCGAGCTGTTCGACGCGGTCTTCCTGCGCCGGGCCGAAGTGTGGAACGACGATCGCGTCGCCGCCATCGACCGCTATGCCGAGACGGCGGGCGACGACATGACGCTGGAGGGCTTGCTGGAGGCCTTTCTGCGGCCGCCGTTCGAATGGTCGCTGAAGGGCGGGCCGGGCTGGAAACACTATTCCGCCCTGGTGGCCCAGACCAACGCCAACCCCAGCTTCGGCGGCGAGACGATGGCGCGCTATTTCGACCCGGCCATCCACCGGCTGATCGAGCTGATCGCCAAGGTGCTGCCGGGCGCCAGCGAGGTCGATCTGTACTGGGGCTATCACAATCTGTCGGGCGCCCTGACCCTCACGCTGGGCGAGACGGGGCGACTGGACAGGCTGTCGAACGGGCGGGCGCGATCCGGCGATCTGGAGACGGCGGGCGACTATATGGTTCGGTTTGCCGCAGCCGGTTTCCGCGCCGTAGCAGGAATGACCCCGCGCCAGGGCTGA
- a CDS encoding MFS transporter: protein MTTETLTVQEARPERPERPGYRYYVLAVLILIYMLNFLDRQIIGILAAPLKEEFGMSDSQFGLLGGIAFASVYSTLAIPLAWLADRFSRVWIMTGALAVWSGFTALCGMAGSFGQLFLCRMGVGIGEAGGVAPAYSLIADYFPPHQRARAMAAFAFGIPLGMAAGTLVGGLLAATYGWRTAFIVVGLLGVLVAPLLRLTVRDPKRGGIDAIKTEAQVAALAAAPVGTDRAGKIAAQIMLGLGAGLLILGALSWLMGMSLGNPLVLAFGGLLAVVIGVSLMIARRTASVVIKKPSFWLLGLGAASSSVCGYGVAGWLPLFFMRSFDLTLKQTSIYYSGIALIGGILGIWLGGMIADKLSKKGKGAYPLTPAVAFLISAPCFILAMNSPWLIGLVLPGGGSHVQQLTLAFLIFLLPTGLNLAWLGPITAAVQHLVPAAMRSTASALFLLLNNLLGIAVGFYYFGWMSDLLAPRFGEESLRWAIYTGMGFYVLAAILLIGASRTLKKDWVD from the coding sequence ATGACGACGGAGACGCTGACGGTCCAGGAGGCGCGGCCCGAGCGGCCTGAGCGGCCCGGCTACCGCTACTATGTGCTGGCGGTTCTGATCCTGATCTACATGCTGAACTTCCTGGATCGCCAGATCATCGGCATCCTGGCCGCGCCGTTGAAGGAAGAGTTCGGCATGTCCGACAGCCAGTTCGGCCTGTTGGGCGGCATCGCCTTCGCCTCGGTCTATTCGACACTGGCTATACCCCTGGCGTGGCTGGCCGACCGGTTCAGCCGGGTCTGGATCATGACCGGCGCCCTGGCCGTCTGGTCGGGCTTCACCGCCCTGTGCGGCATGGCCGGATCGTTCGGCCAGCTGTTCCTGTGCCGGATGGGCGTGGGCATCGGCGAGGCGGGCGGCGTGGCTCCGGCCTATTCGCTGATCGCCGACTATTTCCCGCCGCATCAGCGCGCGCGGGCCATGGCGGCCTTCGCCTTCGGCATTCCGCTGGGCATGGCGGCGGGGACCTTGGTCGGTGGTCTACTGGCGGCGACCTACGGCTGGCGCACCGCCTTCATCGTGGTCGGCCTGCTGGGTGTGCTGGTCGCGCCCCTGCTGCGTCTGACGGTGCGTGATCCCAAGCGGGGCGGCATAGACGCCATCAAGACCGAGGCCCAGGTCGCGGCCCTGGCGGCCGCGCCGGTCGGCACCGATCGGGCCGGCAAGATCGCCGCCCAGATCATGCTGGGTCTCGGCGCCGGTCTGCTGATCCTCGGCGCCTTGAGCTGGCTGATGGGCATGTCGCTGGGCAATCCGCTGGTGCTGGCGTTCGGCGGCCTGCTGGCGGTGGTGATCGGCGTTTCGCTGATGATCGCGCGTCGCACCGCCTCGGTGGTGATCAAGAAGCCCAGTTTCTGGCTGCTGGGCCTGGGCGCGGCCTCATCGTCGGTGTGCGGCTATGGCGTGGCCGGCTGGCTGCCGCTGTTCTTTATGCGCAGCTTCGACCTGACCCTGAAACAGACCAGCATCTATTATTCCGGCATCGCCCTGATCGGCGGCATCCTGGGCATCTGGCTGGGCGGCATGATCGCCGACAAGCTGTCCAAGAAGGGCAAGGGCGCCTATCCTCTGACGCCCGCCGTCGCCTTCCTGATCTCGGCGCCGTGCTTCATCCTGGCGATGAACTCGCCCTGGCTGATCGGCCTGGTTCTGCCCGGCGGCGGCAGCCACGTTCAGCAGCTGACCCTGGCCTTCCTGATCTTCCTGTTGCCGACCGGATTGAACCTGGCCTGGCTGGGCCCGATCACGGCGGCGGTCCAGCATCTGGTGCCGGCGGCCATGCGCTCGACGGCCTCGGCCCTGTTCCTGCTGCTGAACAATCTGCTCGGGATCGCGGTCGGCTTCTACTATTTCGGCTGGATGAGCGACCTGCTGGCGCCGCGCTTCGGCGAGGAAAGCCTGCGCTGGGCCATCTACACCGGCATGGGCTTCTATGTGCTGGCCGCGATCCTGCTGATCGGGGCATCGCGCACCCTCAAGAAGGACTGGGTCGACTAA
- a CDS encoding DNA cytosine methyltransferase, translating into MSIRPTAFEFFAGGGLAGLGLSAACIDTVFANDMDAAKARAFKANHPHTPFRQGDVWSLTVDDLPGRPDMAWASSPCQDVSLAGARGGLEAGRSGAFWGFWRLMQGLAAQGRGPRVIVLENVIGLLTSGPRTEVGRDFAAVCTAMVEAGYTVGALEMDAAHWLPQSRPRLFVVAIQGEAPRAAGPIQPFHSPRLIAAHARLPEAVKAAWAWWSLPAPSQRNLDLAAILEPDDAVHWLDDADAILALAAPLHRARIASALASGQRCVGAAYRRVRTENGRKVQRLEIRFDGLAGCLRTPAGGSSRQYVVVCDQGRARVRRLTGREAARLMGVSDDYRLPSSESAALKLMGDAVAVPVVRALAEGLLLPALLDRRAAA; encoded by the coding sequence ATGTCGATTCGCCCCACCGCATTCGAGTTCTTCGCCGGGGGCGGCCTGGCGGGGTTGGGACTGTCGGCCGCCTGCATCGACACCGTCTTCGCCAACGATATGGACGCGGCCAAGGCGCGCGCTTTCAAAGCCAATCATCCGCACACGCCGTTTCGCCAGGGCGATGTCTGGAGCCTGACTGTCGACGATCTGCCGGGACGGCCAGATATGGCATGGGCCTCGTCGCCCTGTCAGGACGTCAGCCTGGCGGGCGCGCGCGGCGGGCTGGAGGCTGGGCGATCGGGCGCCTTTTGGGGCTTCTGGCGATTGATGCAGGGTCTGGCGGCCCAGGGACGCGGCCCGCGCGTGATCGTGTTGGAGAACGTCATCGGCCTGCTGACTTCCGGGCCAAGGACCGAAGTGGGGCGAGATTTCGCGGCCGTCTGCACGGCGATGGTCGAGGCGGGCTATACGGTCGGCGCGCTGGAGATGGACGCCGCCCACTGGCTGCCCCAGTCGCGCCCGCGTTTGTTCGTTGTGGCCATTCAGGGCGAGGCCCCGCGCGCGGCCGGTCCGATCCAGCCCTTCCATTCACCGCGTCTCATCGCCGCCCACGCGCGGCTGCCCGAGGCGGTGAAGGCGGCCTGGGCGTGGTGGTCGCTGCCCGCGCCGTCGCAGCGCAATCTGGACCTGGCGGCCATTCTGGAGCCCGACGACGCCGTCCACTGGCTGGATGATGCGGACGCCATCCTGGCCCTGGCCGCGCCGCTGCACCGCGCCCGGATCGCGTCGGCCCTGGCGTCTGGCCAGCGCTGTGTCGGCGCCGCCTATCGCCGGGTGCGGACCGAGAACGGCCGCAAGGTCCAGCGGCTGGAAATCCGGTTCGATGGTCTGGCCGGATGCCTGCGGACACCGGCTGGCGGCTCGTCGCGGCAATATGTTGTGGTGTGCGATCAGGGCCGGGCGCGGGTTCGGCGTCTGACCGGGCGCGAGGCCGCGCGGCTGATGGGCGTGTCGGACGACTATCGCCTGCCGTCTAGCGAAAGTGCGGCGCTGAAGCTGATGGGCGATGCGGTCGCCGTCCCGGTGGTCAGGGCGCTGGCGGAGGGGCTGTTGCTGCCCGCGCTGCTGGATCGACGCGCCGCCGCCTGA
- a CDS encoding TonB-dependent receptor, translated as MNRHVKCALLAGAAWGVLAGATFAQDAEATAQVANAQDAATVDDIVVTARRRAESLQDVPVAVTAVSGEQLEARGALDITELARSTPSLTLNAARGSNSTLISFIRGVGQQDPLWGFDPGVGLYIDDVYVARPQAAVLDIFDVERVEVLRGPQGTLYGRNTIGGAIKYVTSRINADEPEGSLRASYGSYNQRDVIASAQLPFNDEFKVSAALARYLRDGYGKNLNTGNEHYNKDVTAFRASAEWSPTDSLFFRLAGDLVNDDSNARHGHREFAPSPADVYDTNAGAGDKNRVQTRGVSLTGEWEMSDMFTFKSITAYREGLTRGNIDFDNLPQPILDIPAAYDDDQFSQEFQVLVSAGRLNGVAGVFYMDANASGAFDTVVGLANLTTLTSGSVATKSYAAFADFSYDFTDALSVSVGGRFTKDEKEGTVFRQQYLGIRSPYFGNNAAVPLGAPRTNYTRTREFEKFTPRVSVNYKFGPDLTAYASWGEGFKSGGFDMRGDAVLYPATVNGYAPETVETYEIGLKGSLLDRRLTFATAIFDSSYENQQITTQYPAGATVASVVDNVGSSSIRGWEFEGRVRATDALTFNASLSYIDAKFDQFLAYIPTASGNTSCPTLPGCVVDVSSQRDFQNTPEWTGSISANYNWVMENGSSIAFIPSVAYRGAYQQFETPAPLLDQDAYWMYDASIVWTSSDDRLTFGVHGKNLGDERYRVGGYTFPGALTGNSIIGFYGPPRTVTATLGLKF; from the coding sequence ATGAACCGTCATGTGAAGTGCGCGCTGCTGGCCGGCGCGGCGTGGGGCGTGCTTGCGGGGGCCACGTTCGCCCAGGATGCGGAGGCGACCGCTCAGGTCGCGAACGCTCAGGACGCCGCCACCGTCGACGACATCGTCGTCACCGCGCGCCGCCGCGCGGAAAGCCTGCAGGATGTGCCGGTCGCGGTGACCGCCGTCAGCGGCGAACAGCTTGAGGCGCGCGGCGCCCTGGACATCACCGAACTGGCGCGCTCGACGCCCAGCCTGACGCTGAACGCCGCGCGGGGCTCGAACTCGACCCTCATCTCCTTCATTCGCGGCGTGGGCCAGCAGGATCCGCTGTGGGGCTTCGATCCCGGCGTCGGCCTGTATATCGACGACGTCTATGTGGCCCGTCCGCAGGCCGCCGTTCTGGACATCTTCGACGTGGAGCGGGTCGAGGTGCTGCGCGGTCCGCAAGGCACGCTCTACGGCCGCAACACCATCGGCGGCGCCATCAAATACGTGACCAGCCGCATCAATGCGGACGAGCCCGAGGGAAGCCTGCGCGCCTCCTACGGCAGCTACAACCAGCGCGACGTGATCGCCAGCGCCCAACTGCCCTTCAACGACGAGTTCAAGGTCTCGGCCGCCTTGGCCCGCTATCTGCGCGATGGCTACGGCAAGAACCTGAACACCGGCAACGAACACTACAACAAGGACGTGACCGCCTTCCGCGCCAGCGCGGAATGGAGCCCGACCGACAGCCTGTTCTTCCGTCTGGCCGGCGATCTGGTGAACGACGATTCCAACGCGCGCCACGGTCACCGCGAGTTCGCGCCGTCGCCCGCCGATGTCTATGACACCAACGCCGGCGCCGGCGACAAGAACCGCGTCCAGACGCGCGGCGTGTCGCTGACCGGCGAATGGGAGATGAGCGACATGTTCACCTTCAAGTCGATCACCGCCTATCGTGAAGGCCTGACGCGCGGCAACATCGACTTCGACAACCTGCCTCAGCCCATCCTCGACATTCCCGCCGCCTATGACGACGACCAGTTCAGCCAGGAGTTTCAGGTTCTGGTCAGCGCGGGCCGCCTGAACGGCGTCGCCGGCGTCTTCTACATGGACGCCAACGCCTCGGGGGCCTTCGACACCGTCGTTGGTCTGGCCAATCTGACGACCCTGACCTCGGGTTCAGTGGCGACCAAGAGCTACGCCGCCTTCGCCGACTTCTCGTATGACTTCACCGACGCCCTGTCGGTCTCGGTCGGCGGACGCTTCACCAAGGACGAGAAGGAAGGCACCGTCTTCCGTCAGCAGTATCTGGGCATCCGCAGCCCCTATTTCGGCAACAACGCCGCCGTGCCGCTGGGCGCGCCGCGCACCAACTACACCCGCACCCGCGAGTTCGAGAAGTTCACGCCGCGCGTCTCGGTCAACTACAAGTTCGGCCCCGATCTGACGGCCTATGCCTCCTGGGGCGAGGGCTTCAAATCGGGCGGCTTCGACATGCGCGGCGATGCGGTCCTGTATCCCGCCACCGTCAACGGCTATGCGCCGGAAACGGTTGAGACCTATGAGATCGGGCTGAAGGGTTCGCTGCTGGATCGTCGCCTGACCTTCGCCACCGCGATCTTCGATTCCAGCTACGAGAACCAGCAGATCACGACCCAGTATCCGGCCGGCGCGACCGTCGCCTCGGTGGTGGACAATGTCGGCTCGTCCTCGATACGCGGTTGGGAGTTCGAAGGCCGCGTGCGCGCCACCGACGCCCTGACGTTCAACGCCTCGCTGAGCTACATTGACGCCAAGTTCGACCAGTTCCTGGCCTATATCCCGACGGCCTCGGGCAATACGTCCTGCCCGACCCTGCCGGGCTGCGTCGTCGACGTATCCTCGCAGCGCGACTTCCAGAACACGCCGGAATGGACCGGATCGATCTCGGCCAACTACAACTGGGTCATGGAGAATGGCTCGTCGATCGCCTTCATCCCGTCGGTCGCTTACCGCGGCGCCTATCAGCAGTTCGAAACGCCCGCGCCGCTGCTCGATCAGGACGCCTACTGGATGTATGACGCCAGCATCGTCTGGACCTCGTCCGACGACCGCCTGACCTTCGGCGTCCACGGCAAGAACCTGGGCGACGAGCGCTATCGCGTCGGCGGCTATACCTTCCCCGGCGCCCTGACCGGCAACTCGATCATCGGCTTCTACGGCCCGCCGCGCACCGTCACGGCGACCCTGGGTCTGAAGTTCTGA
- the sucC gene encoding ADP-forming succinate--CoA ligase subunit beta: MNIHEYQAKQVLKGFGAPVAQGVAVTSVDQVEAAAKSLPGPLYVVKSQIHAGGRGKGKFKELPADAKGGVRLAFSVEEAVAHAKEMLGNTLVTAQTGDAGKQVNRLYIEDGADIERELYCSLLVDRAYGRIAFVVSTEGGMDIETVAHDTPEKIQNIVIDPSAGVTDADVAAIVAAYGLTGAAAEDAKSLFPALYKAFVEKDMDMLEVNPLIVMKDGHLRVLDAKVSFDGNALFRHDDIKELRDETEEDAKEIEASKWDLAYVSLDGNIGCMVNGAGLAMATMDIIKLYGKEPANFCDVGGGAGKEKVAAAFKIITADPNVQGILVNIFGGIMKCDVIAEGVVAAVKEVGLKVPLVVRLEGTNAELGKKILNESGLTIQAADDLDDAAQKIVAAVG, translated from the coding sequence ATGAACATTCACGAATATCAGGCCAAGCAGGTCCTCAAAGGCTTCGGCGCTCCGGTCGCGCAAGGCGTCGCGGTGACGTCGGTCGATCAGGTCGAGGCGGCCGCCAAGTCGCTGCCCGGCCCGCTCTATGTCGTGAAGTCGCAAATCCACGCCGGCGGCCGCGGCAAGGGCAAGTTCAAGGAACTGCCGGCCGACGCCAAGGGCGGCGTGCGCCTGGCCTTCTCGGTCGAGGAAGCCGTCGCCCACGCCAAGGAAATGCTGGGCAACACCCTGGTCACCGCCCAGACGGGCGACGCCGGCAAGCAGGTCAACCGCCTCTACATCGAGGACGGCGCCGACATCGAGCGTGAACTGTACTGCTCGCTGCTGGTCGACCGCGCCTACGGCCGCATCGCCTTCGTCGTCTCGACCGAAGGCGGCATGGACATCGAAACCGTCGCCCACGACACGCCCGAGAAAATCCAGAACATCGTCATCGACCCCAGCGCGGGCGTGACCGACGCCGACGTCGCCGCCATCGTCGCCGCCTACGGCCTAACGGGCGCCGCGGCCGAAGACGCCAAGTCGCTGTTCCCCGCCCTGTACAAGGCCTTCGTCGAGAAGGACATGGACATGCTGGAGGTGAACCCCCTGATCGTGATGAAGGACGGCCACCTGCGCGTTCTGGACGCCAAGGTCAGCTTCGACGGCAACGCCCTGTTCCGCCACGACGACATCAAGGAACTGCGCGACGAAACCGAAGAAGACGCCAAGGAAATCGAAGCGTCCAAGTGGGACCTCGCCTACGTCTCGCTGGACGGCAACATCGGCTGCATGGTCAACGGCGCCGGTCTGGCCATGGCGACGATGGACATCATCAAGCTGTACGGCAAGGAGCCGGCCAACTTCTGCGACGTCGGCGGCGGCGCCGGCAAGGAGAAGGTCGCTGCGGCCTTCAAGATCATCACCGCCGACCCGAACGTCCAGGGCATCCTGGTCAACATCTTCGGCGGCATCATGAAGTGCGACGTCATCGCCGAGGGCGTGGTCGCGGCCGTGAAGGAAGTGGGCCTGAAGGTGCCGCTGGTCGTGCGTCTGGAAGGCACCAACGCCGAACTGGGCAAGAAAATCCTGAACGAGTCGGGCCTGACCATCCAGGCCGCCGATGACCTCGACGACGCCGCCCAGAAGATCGTCGCGGCGGTCGGCTAA